A genomic stretch from Zeimonas sediminis includes:
- a CDS encoding type II toxin-antitoxin system VapC family toxin, with translation MAAHDAMIGATALRYGCAVLTRSRRDFERLAGVGVLPW, from the coding sequence GTGGCAGCCCACGATGCGATGATCGGGGCAACGGCCTTGCGCTACGGCTGCGCGGTCCTCACGCGCAGCCGGCGAGACTTCGAGCGTCTCGCCGGCGTGGGTGTCCTGCCCTGGTAG
- a CDS encoding gamma-glutamyltransferase family protein: MSFAFDWSKNYPTVRTPVFARNIVSTSQPLAAQAGLRMLLKGGNAVDAAIAAAAAITIVEPVSCGLGSDAFAIVWDGQQLHGLNASGTAPAAWDLDYFKRKHGDKMPVRGWDTVTIPGVIAGWAALHEKFGKLPFADLMEPAIELAERGYGVTPIVQRKWAAQVPILKDQPGFAEVFMPHGRAPAIGERFVLKGAAGTLRRIAETKGRDYYEGETAEKLVAWSKQHGGALTLDDLRGYSVDWCGTISKDYRGYTLHEIPPNGQGIAALMALGMMSHFDLPSMDPDSAEFRHLQIEAMKLAFADVYRWVGDIRHMTEVTPAHLLDDGYLKHRASLISRDQATDFRHGTPPSGGTIYLSAADESGMMISFIQSNYMGFGSGVVAPEIGVSLQNRGHGFVLDPAHPNCVAPGKRPFQTIIPAFLMKDGKPQMSFGVMGGNMQPQGHMQTLSRILDAKQHPQAACDAPRWKVHKGLTVDIEDTMEPEVVDALRARGHSVQKVTDPYMDFGSGQFIWRLTDDMEDGYVAASDSRRDGAAVGY, from the coding sequence ATGAGTTTCGCTTTCGACTGGTCGAAGAACTACCCCACCGTCCGCACGCCGGTCTTCGCGCGCAACATCGTGTCGACCTCGCAGCCGCTGGCCGCGCAGGCCGGCCTGCGCATGCTGCTGAAGGGCGGCAACGCGGTCGACGCCGCGATCGCCGCGGCCGCCGCGATCACGATCGTCGAGCCGGTCTCCTGCGGCCTGGGCAGCGACGCGTTCGCGATCGTCTGGGACGGCCAGCAGCTGCACGGCCTGAACGCCTCGGGCACCGCGCCGGCGGCCTGGGACCTCGACTACTTCAAGCGCAAGCACGGCGACAAGATGCCGGTGCGCGGCTGGGACACGGTCACGATTCCCGGCGTGATCGCCGGCTGGGCTGCGCTGCACGAGAAGTTCGGCAAGCTGCCCTTCGCCGACCTGATGGAGCCGGCGATCGAGCTCGCCGAGCGCGGCTACGGCGTCACCCCGATCGTGCAGCGCAAGTGGGCCGCGCAGGTGCCGATCCTGAAGGACCAGCCCGGCTTCGCCGAGGTGTTCATGCCGCATGGCCGGGCGCCGGCGATCGGCGAGCGCTTCGTGCTGAAGGGCGCGGCCGGCACGCTGCGCCGGATCGCCGAAACGAAGGGCCGCGACTACTACGAGGGCGAGACCGCCGAGAAGCTGGTGGCCTGGTCGAAGCAGCACGGCGGCGCGCTCACGCTGGACGACCTGCGCGGCTACTCGGTCGACTGGTGCGGCACGATCTCCAAGGACTACCGCGGCTACACGCTGCACGAGATTCCGCCCAACGGCCAGGGCATCGCCGCGCTGATGGCGCTGGGCATGATGTCGCACTTCGACCTGCCCAGCATGGACCCGGATTCGGCCGAGTTCCGCCACCTGCAGATCGAAGCGATGAAGCTGGCCTTCGCCGACGTGTACCGCTGGGTCGGCGACATCCGCCACATGACCGAGGTCACGCCCGCTCACCTGCTCGACGACGGCTACCTGAAGCACCGCGCCTCGCTGATCTCGCGCGATCAGGCCACCGACTTCCGGCACGGCACGCCCCCCTCGGGCGGCACGATCTACCTGAGCGCCGCCGATGAAAGCGGCATGATGATCTCGTTCATCCAGTCCAACTACATGGGCTTCGGCTCCGGCGTGGTGGCGCCCGAGATCGGCGTGTCGCTGCAGAACCGCGGCCACGGCTTCGTGCTGGACCCGGCGCACCCGAACTGCGTGGCGCCGGGCAAGCGGCCGTTCCAGACGATCATCCCCGCCTTCCTGATGAAGGACGGCAAGCCGCAGATGAGCTTCGGCGTGATGGGCGGCAACATGCAGCCGCAAGGCCACATGCAGACGCTGTCGCGCATCCTGGACGCGAAGCAGCATCCGCAGGCCGCCTGCGACGCGCCGCGCTGGAAGGTGCACAAGGGCCTCACCGTGGACATCGAGGACACGATGGAGCCCGAGGTGGTCGACGCGCTGCGCGCCCGCGGCCACTCGGTGCAGAAGGTCACCGACCCGTACATGGACTTCGGCTCGGGCCAGTTCATCTGGCGCCTGACCGACGACATGGAAGACGGCTACGTGGCCGCCAGCGACAGCCGGCGCGACGGCGCGGCGGTCGGCTACTGA
- a CDS encoding Bug family tripartite tricarboxylate transporter substrate binding protein, with protein MKKLLALVAAAVMAAAAVPAQAQSYPSRAIKLVIPFPAGGATDIVGRTIAQKLSVALGQNVIVENRPGAGGTIGADQVAKAAPDGYTLLMATSSTHSIGPLINPKIPYDPFKDFAPLAHVASAPSVLVVGGSAPVKTAGELIDLLKKNPGKYNFGSSGIGTYPHLAAEMFKWRAGNLFVVHIPYRGTGLVIPDLVTGQITFLMDSIVSAQTHIKDGRVRPLAVSGAVRSKSLPDVPTFKEIGVTGMEISNWFGMFAPAGTPAEIVQRINREVNAIVRQPDVVERFEKVGAEPAGGTAEQFGALYRAESENWKAVIKRANIKLD; from the coding sequence ATGAAGAAGCTTCTCGCCCTCGTCGCGGCCGCCGTGATGGCCGCTGCCGCCGTTCCCGCCCAAGCGCAGTCGTATCCGTCGCGCGCGATCAAGCTGGTCATCCCCTTCCCGGCCGGCGGCGCCACCGACATCGTCGGCCGCACGATCGCGCAGAAGCTGTCGGTCGCGCTCGGGCAGAACGTGATCGTCGAGAACCGGCCCGGCGCCGGCGGCACGATCGGCGCCGACCAGGTCGCCAAGGCCGCGCCCGACGGCTACACGCTGCTGATGGCCACCAGCTCGACCCACTCGATCGGCCCGCTGATCAACCCGAAGATTCCCTACGACCCGTTCAAGGACTTCGCGCCGCTGGCCCACGTGGCCAGCGCGCCGAGCGTGCTGGTGGTGGGCGGCAGCGCCCCGGTCAAGACCGCCGGCGAGCTGATCGACCTGCTGAAGAAGAACCCCGGCAAGTACAACTTCGGCTCGAGCGGCATCGGCACCTACCCGCACCTGGCCGCCGAGATGTTCAAGTGGCGCGCCGGCAACCTGTTCGTGGTTCACATCCCCTACCGTGGCACCGGCCTGGTCATTCCCGACCTGGTCACCGGCCAGATCACCTTCCTGATGGACAGCATCGTGTCGGCGCAGACCCACATCAAGGACGGCCGGGTCAGGCCGCTGGCGGTCAGCGGCGCGGTCCGCTCGAAGTCGCTGCCCGACGTGCCGACCTTCAAGGAGATCGGCGTGACCGGCATGGAGATCTCCAACTGGTTCGGCATGTTCGCGCCCGCGGGCACCCCGGCCGAGATCGTCCAGCGGATAAATCGCGAGGTGAACGCGATCGTCCGCCAGCCCGACGTGGTCGAGCGCTTCGAGAAGGTCGGCGCCGAGCCGGCCGGCGGCACGGCCGAGCAATTCGGCGCGCTGTATCGCGCCGAGAGCGAGAACTGGAAGGCGGTGATCAAGCGCGCCAACATCAAGCTCGACTGA
- a CDS encoding MBL fold metallo-hydrolase, whose protein sequence is MKLLIVPVTPFMQNCSLLVCEQTNRAAAFDPGGDLDRVDEALKGTGATLEKVFLTHGHIDHCGQSAEFAQRHGVPLEGPQREDAFWIDQLPEQGVRFGLPRLDAFTPDRWLEDGDTVGFGAQTLKVFHCPGHTPGHVVFFHEAAKLAIVGDVLFHGSIGRTDFPRGDHATLIRSITTKLWPLGDDVSFVPGHGPMSTFGDERAGNPFVGDAVVRGG, encoded by the coding sequence ATGAAGCTCCTGATCGTCCCCGTCACCCCCTTCATGCAGAACTGCTCGCTGCTGGTCTGCGAACAGACGAACCGGGCCGCCGCCTTCGATCCGGGCGGCGACCTCGACCGGGTCGACGAAGCGCTGAAGGGCACCGGCGCCACGCTCGAGAAGGTGTTCCTCACCCACGGGCACATCGACCACTGCGGCCAGTCGGCCGAATTCGCGCAGCGCCACGGCGTGCCGCTCGAGGGCCCGCAGCGCGAGGACGCGTTCTGGATCGACCAGTTGCCCGAGCAGGGCGTGCGCTTCGGCCTGCCGCGGCTCGACGCCTTCACGCCGGATCGCTGGCTCGAGGACGGCGACACGGTCGGGTTCGGCGCGCAGACGCTGAAGGTCTTCCACTGCCCGGGCCACACGCCCGGGCACGTCGTGTTCTTCCACGAGGCCGCGAAGCTCGCGATCGTCGGCGACGTGCTGTTCCACGGCTCGATCGGCCGCACCGACTTCCCGCGCGGGGATCACGCCACGCTGATCCGCTCGATCACCACCAAGCTATGGCCGCTCGGAGACGACGTGTCCTTCGTACCGGGGCACGGGCCGATGTCGACTTTCGGGGACGAGCGCGCCGGCAACCCGTTCGTTGGGGATGCGGTGGTGCGGGGAGGCTAG
- a CDS encoding glutamine--tRNA ligase/YqeY domain fusion protein: MSKSPASSTAQPASTSNFIRAAIDEDLATGYYARRTWGGKPATADAQRAGALDPARIRTRFPPEPNGYLHIGHAKSICLNFGLALDYGGRCHMRFDDTNPEKEEQEYVDSILDSVRWLGFSWEDDEENNLYFASDYFDHFYEMAEWLIQAGHAYVDSQNSEEMRANRGTLTEAGRNSPFRDRSPEDNLRLFREMRDGRHPEGSHVLRAKIDMASPNMNMRDPALYRIRFASHHRTGDKWCIYPMYDYAHPIEDALENITHSLCTLEFQDHRPLYDWLLERLAEGGFFDKPLPQQIEFARLNLTYTITSKRKLQELIRSGHVDGWDDPRMTTVVGLRRRGYTPESIRLFCDRIGVSKADSWVDMGTLELALRDDLEGKAARAVAVLDPLKLIITNWPEGKVEDCEAPVHPQRPERGKRVFPISRELWIEREDFAETPPKGFFRLFPGNRVRLRYGYVIECTGCEKDADGNVIAVHATYFDDSKSGTAGADAYKVKGNLHWVSAAHALDAEVRLYDRLYKDPHPGAGDTDHLASLNPDSKKVIRAKLEPTLAAALPDDRFQFERHGYFVADRVDSKPGAPVFNRAVTLKDSWGGGKR, encoded by the coding sequence ATGAGCAAATCACCCGCATCGTCCACAGCCCAGCCCGCGTCGACCTCGAACTTCATCCGGGCGGCGATCGACGAGGACCTCGCGACCGGCTACTACGCGCGCCGCACGTGGGGTGGCAAACCGGCGACGGCAGACGCGCAGCGGGCGGGCGCGCTCGATCCGGCGCGGATCCGCACCCGCTTCCCCCCCGAGCCCAACGGCTACCTGCACATCGGCCACGCCAAGTCGATCTGCCTGAACTTCGGGCTGGCGCTGGACTATGGCGGGCGCTGCCACATGCGCTTCGACGACACGAACCCGGAGAAGGAGGAGCAGGAGTACGTCGACTCGATCCTCGACTCGGTTCGCTGGCTGGGCTTCTCCTGGGAAGACGACGAGGAGAACAACCTCTACTTCGCGAGCGACTACTTCGACCACTTCTACGAGATGGCCGAGTGGCTGATCCAGGCCGGCCATGCCTACGTGGACTCGCAGAATTCGGAGGAGATGCGGGCCAATCGCGGCACCTTGACCGAAGCCGGCCGCAATTCTCCGTTCCGCGATCGCTCGCCGGAGGACAACCTTCGCCTGTTCCGCGAGATGCGCGACGGCAGGCACCCGGAGGGCTCGCACGTGCTGCGCGCGAAGATCGACATGGCTTCGCCGAACATGAACATGCGCGACCCGGCGCTGTACCGGATCCGCTTCGCTAGCCACCACCGGACCGGCGACAAGTGGTGCATCTACCCGATGTACGACTATGCGCACCCGATCGAGGACGCGCTCGAGAACATCACGCACTCGCTGTGCACCCTGGAATTCCAGGACCACCGGCCGCTGTACGACTGGCTGCTCGAGCGGCTGGCCGAGGGCGGCTTCTTCGACAAGCCGCTGCCGCAGCAGATCGAGTTCGCGCGGCTGAACCTGACCTACACGATCACCAGCAAGCGCAAGCTGCAGGAGCTGATCAGAAGCGGCCACGTCGACGGCTGGGACGACCCGCGGATGACCACGGTCGTCGGCCTGCGCCGGCGCGGCTACACGCCCGAGTCGATCCGACTGTTCTGCGACCGGATCGGCGTCTCGAAGGCCGACTCCTGGGTCGACATGGGCACGCTGGAGCTGGCCCTCCGCGACGACCTGGAGGGCAAGGCCGCGCGCGCCGTGGCCGTGCTGGACCCGCTCAAGCTGATCATCACCAACTGGCCCGAGGGCAAGGTCGAGGACTGCGAGGCCCCCGTCCATCCGCAGCGGCCCGAGCGCGGCAAGCGGGTGTTCCCGATCTCGCGCGAGCTGTGGATCGAGCGCGAGGACTTCGCCGAGACGCCGCCCAAGGGTTTCTTCCGGCTGTTCCCGGGCAACCGGGTGCGGCTGCGCTACGGCTACGTGATCGAGTGCACCGGCTGCGAGAAGGACGCCGACGGCAACGTGATCGCCGTGCACGCGACGTACTTCGACGACTCGAAATCCGGCACAGCGGGCGCCGACGCCTACAAGGTCAAGGGCAATCTGCACTGGGTGTCGGCTGCGCACGCGCTCGACGCCGAGGTGCGGCTCTACGACCGGCTGTACAAGGACCCGCACCCGGGCGCCGGCGACACCGACCACCTGGCCTCGCTGAACCCGGACTCCAAGAAGGTGATCCGCGCCAAGCTCGAGCCGACTCTGGCCGCCGCCCTCCCCGACGACCGCTTCCAGTTCGAGCGGCACGGCTATTTCGTGGCCGACCGGGTCGACTCGAAGCCGGGCGCTCCGGTGTTCAACCGGGCGGTGACGCTGAAGGATTCCTGGGGCGGCGGCAAGCGCTGA
- a CDS encoding haloacid dehalogenase type II, which translates to MSESPPTHAAPMPKVLAFDVFGTVVDWYGSIVREVSERRLPVDPGQFAIAWRAGYRPAMARVRSGELGWTKIDDLHRMILDDILVKFGLDDMPEADRRDLNLAWHRLDPWPDAVEGLRRLRTKFTICTLSNGNLGLLADMAKRAGLPWDLILSAEVFRHYKPDPEAYLGVCDVFDVGPSDMMLVAAHQDDLAAARACGCRAAYVERRHEFGPTLPKDVSPDPANDFHATDFLDLARQLGC; encoded by the coding sequence ATGAGCGAATCGCCCCCGACGCATGCCGCACCGATGCCCAAGGTGCTGGCCTTCGACGTGTTCGGCACCGTCGTCGACTGGTACGGCTCGATCGTTCGCGAGGTGTCCGAGCGCAGGCTTCCGGTCGACCCGGGCCAGTTCGCGATCGCCTGGCGGGCCGGCTACCGGCCCGCGATGGCCCGGGTGCGAAGCGGAGAGCTGGGCTGGACGAAGATCGACGACCTGCACCGGATGATCCTCGACGACATCCTGGTCAAGTTCGGGCTCGACGACATGCCCGAGGCCGACCGGCGCGACCTGAACCTCGCCTGGCACCGGCTGGATCCGTGGCCCGACGCGGTCGAGGGACTGCGCCGGCTGCGCACGAAGTTCACGATCTGCACGCTTTCCAACGGCAACCTGGGGCTGCTCGCCGACATGGCCAAGCGCGCCGGGCTGCCCTGGGACCTGATCCTGTCGGCCGAGGTGTTCCGGCACTACAAGCCCGACCCCGAGGCCTACCTGGGCGTGTGCGATGTCTTCGACGTCGGCCCGTCCGACATGATGCTGGTGGCCGCCCACCAGGACGACCTGGCCGCGGCCCGCGCCTGCGGCTGCCGCGCCGCCTACGTGGAGCGGCGCCACGAGTTCGGCCCCACGCTGCCGAAGGACGTGAGCCCCGACCCGGCCAACGACTTCCACGCGACCGATTTCCTCGATCTCGCCCGGCAGCTCGGCTGCTGA
- a CDS encoding Bug family tripartite tricarboxylate transporter substrate binding protein — MSNQIDRAPVRAGHPVRRALSRAVAAGALGLALAGAAPFAAAPAAAQEWPTKPIRFVIPYPPGGPLDLVGRALAEALREPLGQPVVVENRPGAGGNLGADNVAKSAPDGYSIVMGAVATHAINPYLYAKMPYDANRDFAPITRVAMVPNVLVMNPDTAKDLGIGSVADLIAYARKNPGKLNYASGGNGSAGHLAGELLKAQAKVSMVHIPYRGAAPAQLGLLAGQTDLMFDNLASAAPQIRAGKLKAFAVTTPQRSGFFAELPTVAESGLPGFDISTWFGVFAPAGTPPAIVDKLNAAFGKALGSPEIRERLAKLAAEPAPMSPADFAAFIRAEQAKYEKVVRASGARVD, encoded by the coding sequence ATGTCCAACCAGATCGATCGTGCCCCGGTGCGGGCAGGACACCCGGTCCGGCGCGCGCTGTCCCGTGCGGTCGCGGCCGGCGCGCTGGGGCTGGCGCTGGCCGGCGCCGCGCCCTTCGCGGCCGCCCCGGCTGCCGCCCAGGAGTGGCCGACGAAGCCGATCCGCTTCGTGATCCCGTACCCGCCCGGCGGCCCGCTCGACCTGGTCGGCCGCGCGCTGGCCGAGGCGCTGCGCGAACCGCTGGGCCAGCCGGTCGTCGTCGAGAACCGGCCGGGCGCGGGCGGCAACCTGGGCGCGGACAACGTCGCCAAGTCGGCACCCGACGGCTACTCGATCGTGATGGGCGCCGTGGCGACCCACGCGATCAACCCCTACCTGTACGCGAAGATGCCCTACGACGCGAACCGCGACTTCGCGCCGATCACCCGCGTCGCGATGGTCCCGAACGTGCTGGTCATGAACCCGGACACCGCGAAGGACCTGGGCATCGGCTCGGTGGCCGACCTGATCGCCTACGCGCGCAAGAACCCGGGCAAGCTGAACTACGCGTCGGGCGGCAACGGCAGCGCGGGCCACCTCGCGGGCGAGCTGCTGAAGGCGCAGGCGAAGGTCAGCATGGTGCACATCCCGTACCGGGGCGCCGCGCCCGCCCAGCTGGGCCTGCTCGCCGGCCAGACCGACCTGATGTTCGACAACCTGGCCTCGGCCGCGCCGCAGATCCGCGCCGGCAAGCTGAAGGCCTTCGCGGTCACCACCCCGCAGCGCTCCGGATTCTTCGCCGAGCTGCCCACGGTGGCCGAGAGCGGCCTGCCGGGCTTCGACATCAGCACCTGGTTCGGCGTGTTCGCGCCGGCCGGCACGCCGCCGGCGATCGTCGACAAGCTGAACGCGGCCTTCGGCAAGGCGCTGGGCTCGCCCGAGATCCGCGAGCGGCTCGCGAAGCTCGCCGCCGAGCCGGCGCCGATGAGCCCCGCCGATTTCGCGGCCTTCATCCGCGCCGAGCAGGCCAAGTACGAGAAGGTGGTCCGCGCCTCGGGCGCGCGGGTCGACTGA
- a CDS encoding tripartite tricarboxylate transporter permease — protein MELLDNLALGFGTALSLENVFYCFVGVLFGTLIGVLPGIGPLATIAMLLPITYKMSDPTTALIMLAGIYYGAQYGGSTTAILVNLPGETSSVVTTLDGYQMARNGRPGPALAIAAIGSFFAGTVATIMIAAAAPPMSEIAFKFGPAEYFSLMVMGLIAAVVLAHGSVVKALGMVVFGLLLGMIGTDVNSGVARFSFDIPELTDGLNFTAVAMGIFGFGEIISNLEQRENREVFTKKVGRLLPSMAEFKASIAPIIRGTALGSFLGVLPGGGAVLSSFTSYAIEKKLSKTPERFGKGAIEGVAGPEAANNAGAQASFIPMLTLGIPTNAVMALMVAGMMIHNIQPGPQVMTSNPTLFWGLIASMWIGNAMLVVLNLPLIGIWIKLLTVPYRILYPAILLFCCVGVYSVNNNVFDVFITIPFAILGYVFRKFSCEPAPLLLGLVLGQLMEEYLRRAMTISRGDWSIFVTRPLSLTLLLIAAVLLVIVFLPAIAKKRDEAFAEEAD, from the coding sequence ATGGAATTGCTCGACAACCTCGCCCTGGGCTTCGGCACCGCGCTCTCGCTCGAGAACGTCTTCTACTGCTTCGTCGGCGTGCTGTTCGGCACGCTGATCGGCGTGCTCCCGGGCATCGGCCCGCTCGCGACCATCGCGATGCTGCTGCCGATCACCTACAAGATGTCGGATCCGACGACCGCGCTGATCATGCTCGCCGGCATCTACTACGGCGCGCAGTACGGCGGCTCGACCACGGCCATCCTGGTCAACCTGCCAGGCGAGACATCGTCGGTGGTGACCACGCTCGACGGCTACCAGATGGCCCGCAACGGCCGGCCTGGGCCGGCGCTGGCGATCGCGGCGATCGGTTCGTTCTTCGCCGGCACCGTCGCCACGATCATGATCGCGGCGGCGGCGCCTCCGATGTCCGAGATCGCCTTCAAGTTCGGCCCGGCCGAGTACTTCTCGCTGATGGTCATGGGCTTGATCGCGGCGGTCGTGCTGGCGCACGGCTCGGTCGTCAAGGCGCTGGGCATGGTCGTGTTCGGCCTGCTGCTCGGCATGATCGGCACCGACGTGAACTCCGGCGTCGCCCGCTTCTCCTTCGACATCCCCGAGCTGACCGACGGCCTGAACTTCACCGCGGTGGCGATGGGCATCTTCGGCTTCGGCGAGATCATCTCCAACCTGGAGCAGCGCGAGAACCGCGAGGTCTTCACCAAGAAGGTCGGCCGTTTGCTGCCCAGCATGGCGGAGTTCAAGGCGTCGATCGCCCCGATCATCCGCGGCACCGCGCTCGGCTCCTTCCTCGGCGTGCTGCCGGGCGGCGGCGCGGTGCTGTCCTCGTTCACCTCCTACGCGATCGAGAAGAAGCTGTCGAAGACGCCCGAGCGCTTCGGGAAGGGCGCGATCGAGGGCGTGGCCGGCCCCGAGGCCGCGAACAACGCCGGCGCCCAGGCCTCGTTCATCCCGATGCTGACGCTGGGCATCCCGACCAACGCGGTCATGGCGCTGATGGTCGCGGGCATGATGATCCACAACATCCAGCCGGGCCCGCAGGTGATGACCAGCAACCCGACGCTGTTCTGGGGCCTGATCGCCTCGATGTGGATCGGCAACGCGATGCTGGTGGTGCTCAACCTGCCGCTGATCGGCATCTGGATCAAGCTGCTCACCGTGCCCTACCGGATCCTGTACCCGGCGATCCTGCTGTTCTGCTGCGTGGGCGTGTACTCGGTGAACAACAACGTCTTCGACGTGTTCATCACGATCCCGTTCGCGATCCTCGGCTACGTGTTCCGCAAGTTCTCCTGCGAGCCGGCGCCGCTGCTGCTCGGCCTGGTGCTGGGCCAGCTGATGGAGGAGTACCTGCGGCGCGCGATGACGATCTCGCGCGGCGACTGGTCGATCTTCGTGACCCGGCCGCTGTCGCTCACGCTGCTGCTGATTGCCGCGGTGCTGCTGGTGATCGTGTTCCTGCCGGCGATCGCGAAGAAGCGCGACGAGGCCTTCGCCGAGGAAGCCGACTGA
- a CDS encoding FKBP-type peptidyl-prolyl cis-trans isomerase: MSYTTTPSGLQYSDTVVGSGDEARAGARVSVHYTGWLYENGQAGRKFDSSKDRGQPFVFPLGAGHVIRGWDEGVQGMKVGGTRMLVIPADLGYGARGAGGVIPPNATLLFEVELLGV, encoded by the coding sequence ATGAGCTATACCACCACCCCCTCGGGCCTGCAGTACAGCGACACCGTGGTCGGCAGCGGCGACGAAGCCCGCGCCGGCGCCCGCGTCAGCGTCCACTACACCGGCTGGCTGTACGAGAACGGCCAGGCCGGCCGCAAGTTCGACTCGAGCAAGGATCGCGGCCAGCCCTTCGTGTTCCCGCTGGGCGCCGGCCACGTGATCCGCGGCTGGGACGAAGGCGTGCAGGGGATGAAAGTCGGCGGCACCCGGATGCTGGTGATCCCGGCCGACCTGGGCTATGGCGCGCGCGGGGCGGGCGGGGTGATTCCGCCGAACGCCACCTTGCTGTTCGAGGTGGAGTTGCTGGGCGTTTGA
- a CDS encoding tripartite tricarboxylate transporter TctB family protein produces MRIRNQQDFWAGVMFTGIGVLFAVFSTAYEIGTAARMGPGYFPLMLGILLAILGLIIAWRSTSPSHPESRLAKTGWREILLILGAVALFGATLSWLGMVISIVLLIFVAAIASHEFSWKETVVSIVVLLIMSELVFVKGLELQFPVWPKFLTN; encoded by the coding sequence ATGCGTATCAGGAACCAGCAGGATTTCTGGGCCGGCGTGATGTTCACCGGCATCGGCGTCCTGTTCGCCGTGTTCTCGACGGCCTACGAGATCGGCACCGCCGCCCGGATGGGGCCCGGCTACTTCCCGCTGATGCTCGGCATCCTGCTCGCGATCCTGGGCCTGATCATCGCCTGGCGATCGACCTCGCCCTCCCACCCGGAGAGCCGCCTGGCCAAGACCGGCTGGCGAGAGATCCTGCTGATCCTCGGCGCGGTCGCGCTGTTCGGCGCCACGCTCTCCTGGCTGGGCATGGTCATCTCGATCGTCCTGCTGATCTTCGTGGCCGCGATCGCCAGCCACGAGTTCTCGTGGAAGGAAACGGTCGTCTCGATCGTCGTGCTGCTGATCATGTCGGAACTCGTCTTCGTCAAGGGCCTGGAACTGCAGTTCCCGGTCTGGCCGAAGTTCCTGACCAACTGA
- a CDS encoding NAD(P)-dependent oxidoreductase, with protein MSQRTREKENRMNQRSYEPVTPHKVAFLGLGVMGYPMAGHLKKAGHEVTVYNRTSAKADQWAAEYGGKSAPTPRQAAHDADIVFCCVGNDDDLRSVVLGEHGAFAGMKAGAVFVDHTTASAEVARELFEAAKHKGLAFVDAPVSGGQAGAVNGMLTVMCGGEQADFDRVKPVGMAYSRAFTLVGAPGAGQLAKMVNQICIAGLVQGLSEGINFGLAAGLDMKLVLDVINKGAAGSWQMDNRGTTMVDDKFDFGFAVDWMRKDLGMCLDEAKRNGAPLPATALIDQFYGDVQRMGGGRWDTSSLIKRLRKAN; from the coding sequence CTGTCACAACGAACACGCGAAAAGGAGAACAGAATGAACCAGCGCAGCTACGAGCCGGTCACCCCGCACAAGGTCGCCTTCCTCGGCCTGGGCGTGATGGGCTACCCGATGGCCGGCCACCTGAAGAAGGCCGGGCACGAGGTCACCGTCTACAACCGCACCTCGGCCAAGGCCGACCAGTGGGCCGCCGAGTACGGCGGCAAGTCGGCGCCCACGCCGCGGCAGGCCGCGCACGACGCCGACATCGTGTTCTGCTGCGTCGGCAACGACGACGACCTTCGCTCGGTGGTGCTGGGCGAGCACGGCGCCTTCGCCGGCATGAAGGCCGGCGCGGTGTTCGTGGACCACACCACCGCCTCGGCCGAGGTGGCGCGCGAACTGTTCGAGGCCGCGAAGCACAAGGGCCTGGCCTTCGTCGACGCGCCGGTGTCCGGCGGCCAGGCCGGCGCGGTCAACGGCATGCTGACGGTCATGTGCGGCGGCGAGCAGGCCGACTTCGACCGGGTCAAGCCGGTCGGCATGGCCTACTCGCGCGCGTTCACGCTGGTGGGCGCGCCGGGCGCCGGGCAGCTGGCCAAGATGGTCAACCAGATCTGCATCGCCGGCCTGGTGCAGGGCCTGTCCGAGGGCATCAACTTCGGCCTGGCCGCCGGCCTGGACATGAAGCTGGTGCTCGACGTGATCAACAAGGGCGCGGCCGGCTCGTGGCAGATGGACAACCGCGGGACCACGATGGTCGACGACAAGTTCGACTTCGGCTTCGCGGTCGACTGGATGCGCAAGGACCTCGGCATGTGCCTCGACGAAGCCAAGCGCAACGGCGCGCCGCTGCCCGCCACCGCGCTGATCGACCAGTTCTACGGCGACGTGCAGCGCATGGGCGGCGGCCGCTGGGACACCTCCAGCCTGATCAAGCGGCTGCGCAAGGCGAATTGA